The Choristoneura fumiferana chromosome 10, NRCan_CFum_1, whole genome shotgun sequence genome has a segment encoding these proteins:
- the LOC141431544 gene encoding protein FEV-like: protein MLWLSSDRRLHHIYHDPYAGLNCARAGGGGAGGGQVQLWQFLLDELASGAPGICWEGSPAHGEFRLSDPDEVARRWGRRKQKPSMNYDKLSRALRYYYDKNIMSKVHGKRYAYRFSWTGLAAACQAQAPDAPWPYLAPRLDPAAPGPPAPLGPSAPPGPHGGHAPHEPQAPQGHAAHPLPHNQ, encoded by the exons ATGCTGTGGCTGAGCAGCGACCGCCGCTTGCACCACATTTATCACG ACCCGTACGCGGGGCTGaactgcgcgcgcgccggcggcggcggcgcgggcggcggccaGGTGCAGCTGTGGCAGTTCCTGCTGGACGAGCTGGCCAGCGGCGCGCCCGGCATCTGCTGGGAG GGGTCGCCGGCGCACGGCGAGTTCCGGCTGAGCGACCCGGACGAGGTGGCGCGGCGCTGGGGCCGCCGCAAGCAGAAGCCAAGCATGAACTACGACAAGCTGTCGCGCGCGCTGCGCTACTACTACGACAAAAACATCATGAGCAAG GTGCACGGCAAACGGTACGCGTACCGCTTCAGCTGGACCGGGTTGGCGGCGGCCTGCCAAGCGCAGGCGCCGGACGCTCCCTGGCCCTACCTGGCCCCGCGGCTCGACCCGGCGGCCCCCGGGCCCCCCGCGCCCCTGGGCCCCTCCGCGCCCCCGGGCCCCCACGGCGGCCACGCGCCTCACGAGCCGCAAGCACCACAGGGCCATGCAGCGCACCCGTTGCCGCACAACCAGTAA